In the Ursus arctos isolate Adak ecotype North America unplaced genomic scaffold, UrsArc2.0 scaffold_5, whole genome shotgun sequence genome, one interval contains:
- the LOC113254912 gene encoding gastrotropin-like codes for MCLETDKTHTTTLLESSSPCSPASSSPSSMAFNGKYEFESDKNYDEFMKRLGLPSNAIKKGRNFKIVTEVQQDGQNFTWSQHYPGGHSMTNKFTIGKECDMETLGGKKFKATVHMEGGKIAVEFPNYRQTSEIVGDKLVEISTTGGVTYERVSKRLA; via the coding sequence ATGTGTTTAGAAACTGACAAGACACACACCACGACCCTTCTAGAATCCTCATCCCCCTGCTCTCCAGCCTCCAGCTCTCCCAGCAGCATGGCCTTCAACGGCAAGTACGAGTTCGAGAGTGACAAGAATTATGACGAGTTCATGAAGCGTCTGGGGCTCCCCAGCAATGCTATCAAAAAGGGCCGAAACTTCAAGATCGTCACAGAGGTGCAGCAGGATGGGCAGAACTTCACCTGGTCCCAGCACTACCCGGGGGGCCACTCCATGACCAACAAGTTCACCATCGGCAAGGAGTGTGACATGGAGACCTTGGGGGGCAAGAAGTTCAAGGCCACTGTGCACATGGAGGGTGGGAAGATAGCGGTGGAGTTCCCCAACTATCGCCAGACCTCGGAGATCGTGGGTGACAAGCTGGTGGAGATCTCCACCACCGGAGGTGTGACCTATGAGCGTGTGAGCAAGAGGCTGGCCTGA